A window of Mobiluncus massiliensis genomic DNA:
CGGTCAGCGCCTGGCGGGGAGCCACAAACACAGTGTTCGTTTCCGGATCTGTACCCTGTACGTAGCGAGGAGCGCCGTCCGCGTGAGGCCGGGGAATGTGCAGGCCGCGGCGCTGGCCGACCGTGTATTGGAAAGCGCCGTCATGCGAGCCGACCACCGCTCCGTCCTCGTCCACAATGGGACCCGGCGCCGCCCCGATACAGCCGCGCAAAAATCCGCGCGTATCCCCGTCCGGGAGGAAACAAATGTCGAAAGAATCCCGTTTGCCGGCCACCGGAATCCCCAGCGCTTGAGCTTCAGCGCGGGTGGCGGCCTTGTCCGTCACGTCTCCCAGCGGGAACACGGCTCGTGCCAATGCTGCGGCTCGCGCTCCTGCTAAAACGTAACTTTGGTCCTTGCCCATCGCCGACCCGCGCAGCAGGGCAAAGTCCGGGAACACGCCGTCCGCACCGGTCTGGGGAACTCCCGCCGGAATCAACCCTGCCTGGCCGGGACGCCACAGTCGGGCGTAGTGGCCGGTCGCGACGTAATCGAATCCCTCTCGCAGAGCGCGTTCGATGACGTAACCGAACTTGATGAAACGGTTGCAATGCACGCACGGATTCGGGGTCAGCCCCTCGCGGTAAGCCTGCACAAACGAATCCATCACGACCCGGTTGAACCGCTCGGCCAAGTCCCACACCTGCAGCTCGACCCCCAGGAAATCCGCGACACGGCGCGCATCAGCCAGGGCATCGACCGGCTCGGCAAAAGCGGCAGGACGCGACCACGGGCGGGAGGGGGACTCCAACTGCATAAAGAAGCCCGAAACTTCGTGACCGGCCGCTTGCAAGCGTGCGGTCGCCACGGCGGAATCCACCCCGCCGGATAATCCCATTAAAATTTTCGCCAAGTTTTTCCTCCTCAGTGACCTCACATTCTACCGTTTCCCATTGTGCTGGCTCCCGCCAGCCCCGAGACCTCGGGAATTTGCCTACTTGAAAGGGAAAACAATGGAAGAACTGACAACCACCGACCCCCGCGCTGACTTCGAACCGCGCACTTTCGCCGATTTCGGCCGGATTTGGCTGGAAAGCCGGGTCGACCTCAAGCCGACCACACGGGCAAGTTATCGTTCGATGCTAAACACGGTCAACCTGGAATTCGGGGAACAGGCTCCGAACCAGGTCAGCTACCTGCAGGTCGTCTCCTGGGTCGCGAAGCTCGCTCAACAGGGCGTCAGCCCTACCGGGGTGCGTCAGGCTTATCAAATCGTGGGGCAGGTGCTGGCCTTGGCCAACCGGTTGGGGGCCATCGAAAGCAACGTGGCGGCCGGGGTGCCGCTGCCGACTGTGTGCCGCACCGGACGCCACCGTTACTTGACCGTGCTGCAGCTGGAATCCCTGGCTTTAGAGATTGGGTGGTGGCGGTTGACCCGCGAACCTGCGGGGGTTATTTTGCCCGGCGGTTTGGGGCAGAATGTGGTGTTTTTGCGCAAGAAGGGTCGCGGCGGGTACCTGACTCGGCGCAAGTCTCGGGCGGGGTCGATAGACACGGGGTTGGCCTCGCTGGCTCGGTCGCGCGGTGGGCAAACCCCTGCGCCGGGCGGCAACCAACTGGAAATTTTGGTGCGTTTGCTGGGGTACACCGGTTTACGTATCGGGGAAGCCCTGGCGTTGACCCCTGCTGCGGTCGACTTGGAACGCCGCGTGATTCGGATTGAACGGGCGGTGTCGGAGGTGTCGGGGCGGCAAGTATTCGGCACTCCCAAGAACGGGCGCACCCGGGTCGTGCCGATACCGGATTTCTTACGACGCGACTTGCGGGTATTGACCCGGGCGGCGTGCGGAGGCGACGATTTCCTGTTCGCCACGAAACACGGCACCCCCCTGCGGGCCTCCAACCTGCGCTTACACTTCGATATGGCGGCTCTCGCGGTCGGACAGGCCGGACTGCACATACACGACCTGCGCCACACCGCCGCCACTTTGGCCGTGTCGGCGGGAGCTAACGTGAAAGCGGTGCAGCGCATGCTGGGGCATTCCTCGGCTTCGCTGACCCTCGATGTCTATGCGGACTTATTTGAACCGGACTTGGGCGATGTCGCCGGGGCGTTGAGCCGGATGCGGCAAACGACTCTGCGCCGGGCTGCCGCCTAGTGCGAACGAGTTATTCACATGGCCTGTGGAAAAAATGTGGATGAAGGAGTGTCCGGCGGAAAAGTGCAGGTAAACTCCAGGTTAATAAAGGGGTGAAAAAATGGCGTAATTTCAGGCGAATTGCTGCAAAGACCCAGTTCAAAGCTGTGACGGCGGCGACGGGTTTGTTGATACAAACCGATTCGCGATTTCTCCGGCAAACCCTGCAAAGCTGTCCCCAACACCTGTGGATAACTTGTGGAAACTGTGCGCAGGGGAGCGGGTTTTCGTCCCGTTTACCTACGCTGGCTTTGATAGGCTGAAGCCATGAACGAACCTTTGGCGGGCACCAGCGGGCTGCCTGATGATCAGCCGGTGACCGGAGAGTGTCCCGAGCATGGCGCGGATAGCCTGCCGGGGCGGCCCTCTACCAGCCGTGAAGAATACAACCGTGTCGTCTTCCTGGCGCGGGTCGTGTTGGGATTCACGGTAGTGGCGGCGGCGACGTTGATAGTCATTGCTCTCACGGCGCACCGGGACTATCCCTCCATTGTGGTCAGTATCGTGATGGTGGCGGCGGCCGTGTTCTATTACGTCAGGACGACCCGTGCGGTGAAGCGGGATCTCGATGCCGGCCCTGAACTGGGGGAATAGGTTTTTTCGCGGCCGCGGCCGTCCTGTGGCCCACCTCGGCTGGACCCGACGAAAACGGTGCGCTGCCCTGGCGAAAAGTGCAAGAATGGGGGCATGAGTAAAAATCGTGTTTCTGCGCGCCTTGCCGCCATTGCCCCGTCCGCGACCCTCGCTGTCGATAGTAAAGCGAAAGAACTGAAAGCTGCCGGAAAGCCGGTCATCGGCTTCGGCGCTGGTGAACCGGATTTCCCGACCCCCGATTACATAGTGGAAGCCGCCGTGGCGGCCTGTAAAGACCCCGCGAACCACCACTACACCCAAGGCAAAGGGATGCTGGTCACCCGCGAAGCGATCGCCGCCAAGACCTTGCGCGACTCCGGCTACGAAATCGACCCGAACAACGTCATCGTCACCAACGGCGGGAAGCAATCCGTGTTCCAGGCTTTTGCCGCCACCGTTGACCCCGGTGACGAAGTGCTGCTGCCGGCACCCTATTGGACCACCTACCCCGAAGCGATTCGCCTAGCTGGCGGCGTTCCGGTGGAAGTTTTCGCCGGTGCTGACCGGGACTACAAAGTCACCCCGGAGGACCTGGAGGCGAAACGCAGCGAGCGGACCAAAGTTCTGCTGATGTGCTCGCCGTCCAACCCGACCGGCACGGTCTACACCCCCGAGGAGCTGACCGCCATCGGCCAGTGGGCTGTGGAAAAGGGCGTGTGGGTCATCAGCGATGAGATTTATGAACACCTGCTCTATGACGACGCTAAGCCTGCTCACATTCTGAAGCTGGTTCCGGAACTGGCGGACACCTGCGTCATTGTCAACGGCGTGGCGAAGTCCTACGCCATGACCGGGTGGCGTCTGGGCTGGATGAACGGCCCGACTGATGTCATCAAGGCCGCCACGAACTTCCAGTCCCACCTGACTTCCAACGTGTGCAACATTGCCCAGCGGGCCGCCATCGCGGCGTTGAACGGGCCGCTGGATGCGGTGGAACAGATGCGTCAAGCCTTTGACCAGCGTCGTCAGACCATCGTGCGGATGTTGCGTGAGATTGACGGTTTGCAGGTACCGGTGCCACGCGGCGCGTTCTATGTGTATCCCGACGTCACGGGGTTGTTTGGGCGTAGCTTGGATGGGGAGCGTATCGAGTCCTCCTCCCAGCTGGCGGCCATGATTTTGGACAAGGCCGAAGTTGCGGTCGTTCCCGGTGAGGCTTTCGGCCCCAGCGGCTTTATCCGCATGTCCTATGCTCTTTCCGATGCTGACCTGGTTGAAGGGGTTGGCCGGGTGCAGGATTTGCTGGCAAAAGTGAAGTAGATTTTGGATTTCACCGGGGGCGGCGCGTTGGGGTGTTGCCCCCGGTGAAATGTTTTAATCCGGCTCGGTATTAGCGCGCTTGAAAGTTATGGCAGATTTGCCTTATCATTGAGGACGCTGCGTTTTTCGTTTCCGCCCTGCGGGGCTTACGCAAAACTAGGGAAGTGGCGCAATTGGTAGCGCAACGGTCTCCAAAACCGTAGGTTGCAGGTTCGAGTCCTGTCTTCCCTGCCACTTGGCTCATACAGTTTCCAATGTTTCCGGGAGTGTCTGTGTACCGAAGCCGACCCAGTACCGCCCTGTTCCTGCTGATGTTCCTGGCGGGAATCGTCGCGCTGGTTGCGGTCGCGGCAGATATCGGATCCGTGAACCAACACCACACACCGGCTCCAGTGACCTCAACCGTACCCCGCACTGCTGAGCCTCTCGCCCCAACCACCCTAACTGTGGCGATGACCGGGGACATTTTGAGCCACGGTTGGGTCACGGCCGCGTCTCGAGAGTCGGACGGACAGTATCACCTAGAGAAACTGCTGGCAGAGGTGAAACCCTACCTGGAACGCGCCGACCTGGCCTTGTGCCATCAAGAAATTCCCTACGGAAAACCCGGACAAGCCCCCCACGGCTACCCGATTTTCAACGCCCCGATGGACTGGGCGAACGGCCTGGTCCAGGTCGGTTATGACGGCTGTTCCACGGCGTCGAACCACAGTTGGGACCAAGGAACTGCGGGTATCACCCACACTTTGGAAGTGCTGCAAAACGCCGGGCTGGGGACGTCCGGGACCCGCGCGAATGCCGAGCAAACCCCTTGGCAAATGTATGAAATTCACAAGGCGGGACGCGCCGTACACGTGGCGCACTTGTCTTTTACGTACGGGCTGAATTTTGAATCCGTGCCGGAAGTGGACCGCCACCCTTACCTGGTGGAAATCAACGATGTTGAGCAAATCATCGAGTATGCTCGGCAAGCCCGTCAGGCCGGGGCGGACATCGTGATTGTCAGTCCCCACGGCGGCAGCGAATACGTCTATGAACCCCAGCCCCAACAGCGGCAATGGGCACAGGCTCTGGCGCAATCCGGGGTCGTGGACGCCTATGTCGGCCACCACGCCCACGTTCCCCAGCGGATTACTCTCACGCCCGGGGGAGTGCACGGCGCCGGGATGTGGACCTATTTCGGCACCGGAAACCTGCTGACCAGCCAAACCCCCGATATGGGAATCGGCACTCAGATTGAGTCGATTGCGTGGCTGAGCTTTGATATCACCGGGCCGGAGAAACACCCGCAGGTCACTCTCAGCCAAGCGGCGTGGGTCCCGGTCGTGCTGGACCGCAGCCGATTCCACGCGGTTCCCGTTCACGATTTCGATGGCGGAGCCACCCCGCCCGGCTCGCGTCTCGATGCTGCTACCGTCCAGCGCTACCATGAGGAACTGGTGAAAGTTATGGGAACTGAGGCGACAGAGCTGCAGTCCCCGCCTCCGGCTCCGGCTGAGCCCGCTGTCGTGACGGTTTTGCCGCGTTAGACGCCGCCGGGCCGGCCGCGGGTCAGCCTCGCACGAGCCGCGTAACAGCCGCGGACCGGCCGCGGACGATTGGCTTTAGGTACGGTTTTCTACTATGATTTGACACATCCCCCCGTTAATTTGTTTAGGGTGAAGTGTGCCCGCGGCGGGGAAAGAAATTGCCTACAGGAGGAACAAATAATGGCAGAAACCGAAGGTGCCATTCAGCCGGCGAAAAAAGCCGAAGCTACCCCTAGCGCTGATCAGGAACTTGGTTTTTTCGCGCGTATCATGCAGTTTTTCCGCCAAGTCGTGGATGAGATGAAAAAAGTTGTCTATCCCACCAGAGAAGAACTGTGGCGCTACTTCTTGGTCGTGATTGTTTTCGTGGCGATCATCATGACCGCGGTCGGGTTGATGGATTTGGGCTTCGGAGCCCTGACCGACCTTATCTTTAGCTAGGCCTCTTTGGTCTTTTCAACATCATCGCCCCACGAGGAATATCAGTAATGTCAGACGAGAACGAATTGCAAGAAAACGCTGCTGTGGCTGAAGAAGCCCAGCTGGAGCCTAACCAGGCCGCCGAGGCCGCCCCGCCCGCCGAGGACGCTTTGGCGGCTGACCTAGAGGAAGTCCCCGCGAACGTGGACCCCGCAACTGGTGAAATCATCGAGGACACCGCGGATGCTGCGGAAACCGAGACGGAGGAACTCGACCCGAAGCAGGCACTCGAAGTTGAGCTACGCGCTTTGCCGGGCCGGTGGTACGTGGTACACACGTACTCTTCCTACGAAAAACGTGTGAAACAGAACATTGAACAGCGCGTGGCGAATAATCCCGGCATGGAAGATTATGTCTACCAAGTCGAGATTCCGATGGAAGAACATGTCGAAGTCAAGGCCAAGAGCCGCA
This region includes:
- the mnmA gene encoding tRNA 2-thiouridine(34) synthase MnmA; the protein is MRRKNLAKILMGLSGGVDSAVATARLQAAGHEVSGFFMQLESPSRPWSRPAAFAEPVDALADARRVADFLGVELQVWDLAERFNRVVMDSFVQAYREGLTPNPCVHCNRFIKFGYVIERALREGFDYVATGHYARLWRPGQAGLIPAGVPQTGADGVFPDFALLRGSAMGKDQSYVLAGARAAALARAVFPLGDVTDKAATRAEAQALGIPVAGKRDSFDICFLPDGDTRGFLRGCIGAAPGPIVDEDGAVVGSHDGAFQYTVGQRRGLHIPRPHADGAPRYVQGTDPETNTVFVAPRQALTVTEIHAGPVVNWLIDPTSLGLSATGEGQLDPAGLTIQFRAHGKPVTPQGVYLETGDGGTELRVALQPTDEVTGVAPGQSLVLYQDSPQGDRVIAQATITATDSGPHL
- a CDS encoding tyrosine-type recombinase/integrase — translated: MEELTTTDPRADFEPRTFADFGRIWLESRVDLKPTTRASYRSMLNTVNLEFGEQAPNQVSYLQVVSWVAKLAQQGVSPTGVRQAYQIVGQVLALANRLGAIESNVAAGVPLPTVCRTGRHRYLTVLQLESLALEIGWWRLTREPAGVILPGGLGQNVVFLRKKGRGGYLTRRKSRAGSIDTGLASLARSRGGQTPAPGGNQLEILVRLLGYTGLRIGEALALTPAAVDLERRVIRIERAVSEVSGRQVFGTPKNGRTRVVPIPDFLRRDLRVLTRAACGGDDFLFATKHGTPLRASNLRLHFDMAALAVGQAGLHIHDLRHTAATLAVSAGANVKAVQRMLGHSSASLTLDVYADLFEPDLGDVAGALSRMRQTTLRRAAA
- a CDS encoding CapA family protein, which translates into the protein MYRSRPSTALFLLMFLAGIVALVAVAADIGSVNQHHTPAPVTSTVPRTAEPLAPTTLTVAMTGDILSHGWVTAASRESDGQYHLEKLLAEVKPYLERADLALCHQEIPYGKPGQAPHGYPIFNAPMDWANGLVQVGYDGCSTASNHSWDQGTAGITHTLEVLQNAGLGTSGTRANAEQTPWQMYEIHKAGRAVHVAHLSFTYGLNFESVPEVDRHPYLVEINDVEQIIEYARQARQAGADIVIVSPHGGSEYVYEPQPQQRQWAQALAQSGVVDAYVGHHAHVPQRITLTPGGVHGAGMWTYFGTGNLLTSQTPDMGIGTQIESIAWLSFDITGPEKHPQVTLSQAAWVPVVLDRSRFHAVPVHDFDGGATPPGSRLDAATVQRYHEELVKVMGTEATELQSPPPAPAEPAVVTVLPR
- a CDS encoding pyridoxal phosphate-dependent aminotransferase is translated as MSKNRVSARLAAIAPSATLAVDSKAKELKAAGKPVIGFGAGEPDFPTPDYIVEAAVAACKDPANHHYTQGKGMLVTREAIAAKTLRDSGYEIDPNNVIVTNGGKQSVFQAFAATVDPGDEVLLPAPYWTTYPEAIRLAGGVPVEVFAGADRDYKVTPEDLEAKRSERTKVLLMCSPSNPTGTVYTPEELTAIGQWAVEKGVWVISDEIYEHLLYDDAKPAHILKLVPELADTCVIVNGVAKSYAMTGWRLGWMNGPTDVIKAATNFQSHLTSNVCNIAQRAAIAALNGPLDAVEQMRQAFDQRRQTIVRMLREIDGLQVPVPRGAFYVYPDVTGLFGRSLDGERIESSSQLAAMILDKAEVAVVPGEAFGPSGFIRMSYALSDADLVEGVGRVQDLLAKVK
- the secE gene encoding preprotein translocase subunit SecE, giving the protein MAETEGAIQPAKKAEATPSADQELGFFARIMQFFRQVVDEMKKVVYPTREELWRYFLVVIVFVAIIMTAVGLMDLGFGALTDLIFS